In one window of Miscanthus floridulus cultivar M001 chromosome 12, ASM1932011v1, whole genome shotgun sequence DNA:
- the LOC136497114 gene encoding COP9 signalosome complex subunit 5-like encodes MEPTSSASIARQTWELENNIPAAATDPDAMDAIYRYDDSVQARAQQEKPWANDPHHFRRTKISALALLKMVVHARAGGTIEVMGLMQGKCEGDAIIVMDAFALPVEGTETRVNAQADAYEYMVEYSTINKQAGRLENVVGWYHSHPGYGCWLSGIDVSTQMLNQQFTEPFLAVVIDPTRTVSAGKVEIGAFRTYPKDYQPPDEPVSEYQTIPLNKIEDFGVHCKSYYALDITYFKSSLDSHLLDLLWNKYWVNTLSSSPLLGNRDYVAGQIFDLADKLEQAEGQLAHSRFGGMIMPSQRKKEQEESPLAKVTRDSSKITAEQVHGLMSQVIKDILFNSVHPSSKASTSAPDSSGPEPMVEA; translated from the exons ATGGAGCCCACCTCGTCGGCGTCGATCGCGCGGCAGACGTGGGAGCTGGAGAACAACATCCCCGCGGCGGCCACCGACCCGGACGCGATGGACGCGATCTACCGCTACGACGATTCGGTGCAGGCGCGGGCGCAGCAGGAGAAGCCCTGGGCCAACGACCCGCACCACTTCCGCCGCACCAAGATCTCCGCGCTCGCGCTGCTCAAGATGGTCGTCCACGCCCGCGCCGGGGGCACCATCGAGGTCATGGGGCTCATGCAGGGCAAGTGCGAGGGCGACGCCATCATCGTCATGGACGCCTTCGCGCTCCCCGTCGAGGGCACCGAGACCAGGGTCAATGCCCAGGCCGACGCCTACGAGTACATGGTTGAGTACTCAACCATCAACAAGCAG GCTGGAAGGTTGGAGAATGTGGTTGGCTGGTATCACTCACACCCTGGTTATGGATGCTGGCTCTCAGGAATCGACGTGTCAACTCAGATGCTTAATCAGCAATTCACAGAACCATTCTTGGCTGTTGTGATAGACCCCACAAGGACTGTTTCTGCTGGTAAAGTGGAGATTGGAGCTTTTAGGACATACCCAAAAGATTACCAGCCACCAGATGAGCCTGTGTCTGAGTACCAGACTATCCCACTCAACAAGATAGAAGATTTTGGTGTCCATTGCAAATCG TACTATGCTTTGGATATAACTTATTTCAAGTCATCCCTGGACTCTCACCTCCTTGATCTGCTCTGGAACAAATACTGGGTCAACACACTATCTTCATCACCACTTCTAGGCAACAGGGATTATGTTGCCGGGCAGATCTTTGATTTAG CTGATAAACTAGAGCAAGCTGAAGGCCAGCTGGCACACAGTCGATTTGGTGGTATGATTATGCCATCACAACGAAAGAAAGAG CAAGAGGAGTCTCCACTGGCTAAGGTAACACGAGATAGCTCCAAAATCACAGCTGAGCAGGTTCATGGTCTCATGTCACAG GTCATAAAAGACATCCTCTTCAACTCTGTTCACCCGTCAAGCAAGGCAAGCACAAGTGCTCCAGATTCATCCGGTCCTGAGCCTATGGTTGAAGCCTGA
- the LOC136497810 gene encoding pentatricopeptide repeat-containing protein At4g17616-like isoform X2: protein MKDGNVEEALQSLSNYKKLHGLPEPRVLNSMIVSLTYMSSRRWLQRAFDMVLSVYQINRNLLNCGSLMRLALALARDQMPVPACMVLRIILESRKLPDVDMLSMVFLHMLKSQVGSYLSTDVLIETCESFLDQVTDRREMKKLDPIKNNVTLFNMVLESCVNFKCIIKAQKIMELMSLIGVVADVNTVVMASRVFEMVGQRDELIHMKRSIDSLTSLTFRQYYQHFYDSLLSLHFKYNDMDAAAKFLIDLHQQRKPSAFFCNGLQKQSIIQISSGNLKSGYRIMFDPEKVDRGFVLGTESQFGLVVLTDGNLLHTEKALAKLVIGCMKSRNMHILSSFFITSHKDGLELISPQDVVNAFIQMGWLHAAHDIIDDLESAGIPVGITGYISLLRAYEKENKSEEFNGLLQQIQKIASTMDDIHTNSPFTIKNIAKVVKYEIPLSSSSLFAALADEIKHYNSGEHLTLEFNNSVLFFCKAKMMEDALCTYKRMREQNIRPTSHTFCHILCGYSSMDMHREITVLWGEIKRRLEYGELDLDRDLLDCLVLNFLKGGYFSRVMEIISYMSEHNIYCDKWKYRHAFLKLHKNLYRNLNSLHDKTEAQSKRIEDVRAFRSWASIK, encoded by the coding sequence ATGAAGGATGGAAATGTTGAAGAGGCGCTGCAATCTTTGAGCAATTACAAGAAGCTTCACGGTCTTCCTGAGCCTCGGGTACTGAATAGTATGATTGTGTCGCTGACCTACATGTCTAGTCGGAGGTGGCTTCAGAGGGCATTTGACATGGTTCTCTCAGTTTATCAAATTAACAGAAATCTTCTCAATTGTGGCTCACTAATGAGGCTAGCATTGGCGCTTGCGAGAGATCAGATGCCTGTCCCAGCCTGCATGGTCCTGAGGATCATACTGGAGAGTAGAAAGCTTCCTGATGTTGATATGCTGAGCATGGTATTTCTGCATATGTTGAAGTCACAGGTAGGATCCTACCTTTCCACTGATGTTCTGATTGAGACTTGCGAGAGTTTCTTGGACCAAGTTACAGATAGGCGGGAGATGAAAAAACTAGATCCAATAAAAAACAATGTCACCTTGTTCAATATGGTTTTGGAGTCATGCGTGAACTTTAAATGCATTATCAAGGCCCAGAAAATAATGGAACTGATGTCATTGATCGGAGTTGTGGCCGATGTAAATACAGTGGTGATGGCTAGCCGTGTCTTTGAGATGGTTGGGCAACGAGATGAGTTGATACACATGAAAAGAAGCATCGACTCTTTAACATCTTTGACATTTCGTCAGTACTACCAGCATTTTTATGACAGTCTATTGAGCCTGCATTTCAAATATAATGACATGGATGCTGCTGCAAAGTTTTTAATCGATCTGCATCAGCAACGGAAACCTAGTGCTTTCTTTTGCAATGGTTTGCAGAAACAAAGTATCATACAAATTAGCTCTGGAAATCTGAAAAGCGGATATAGAATAATGTTTGATCCTGAAAAGGTTGACAGGGGTTTTGTTTTGGGTACAGAAAGCCAATTCGGCCTTGTTGTTCTTACTGATGGAAACCTTCTTCATACTGAAAAGGCTCTTGCTAAACTTGTTATTGGCTGTATGAAATCAAGGAATATGCATATACTGTCTAGCTTTTTTATTACGTCACATAAAGATGGTCTAGAGCTAATTTCTCCTCAAGATGTGGTTAATGCATTCATTCAAATGGGATGGTTGCATGCTGCTCATGATATCATAGATGATTTGGAGTCAGCCGGGATTCCAGTCGGGATTACTGGTTACATTTCTCTTCTGAGAGCATATGAGAAGGAGAATAAGTCAGAAGAATTCAATGGCCTTCTTCAACAGATACAAAAGATAGCATCTACCATGGATGATATTCATACTAATTCACCATTTACCATCAAGAATATTGCCAAAGTAGTGAAATATGAAATACCCCTTagtagttcatctttgtttgctgCTTTGGCTGATGAAATTAAACATTACAACTCTGGAGAGCACTTGACATTAGAGTTCAATAATTCGGTTCTTTTCTTCTGCAAGGCAAAAATGATGGAAGATGCTCTTTGCACATATAAGCGTATGAGAGAGCAAAATATCAGACCCACCTCTCATACTTTTTGCCATATATTGTGTGGTTATTCTTCAATGGACATGCATAGGGAGATCACCGTGCTGTGGGGAGAAATAAAGCGCAGACTTGAATATGGAGAGCTAGATTTGGATAGggacttgcttgattgcttggttttgaattttcttaaAGGTGGATATTTTTCAAGGGTGATGGAGATCATTAGTTACATGTCAGAACATAACATTTACTGTGACAAGTGGAAATACAGGCATGCCTTCCTGAAACTACACAAGAACCTGTATAGGAATTTGAATTCATTGCATGACAAAACAGAAGCTCAAAGTAAAAGGATTGAAGATGTCCGAGCTTTCAGGTCGTGGGCAAGCATTAAGTAG
- the LOC136497810 gene encoding pentatricopeptide repeat-containing protein At4g17616-like isoform X1, with amino-acid sequence MRRLFLACCRYLRLVSVPHATGATSPANNVYGPWRRYISTSTGTSKVLPWEAPSRDTLLRKIDCAMKDGNVEEALQSLSNYKKLHGLPEPRVLNSMIVSLTYMSSRRWLQRAFDMVLSVYQINRNLLNCGSLMRLALALARDQMPVPACMVLRIILESRKLPDVDMLSMVFLHMLKSQVGSYLSTDVLIETCESFLDQVTDRREMKKLDPIKNNVTLFNMVLESCVNFKCIIKAQKIMELMSLIGVVADVNTVVMASRVFEMVGQRDELIHMKRSIDSLTSLTFRQYYQHFYDSLLSLHFKYNDMDAAAKFLIDLHQQRKPSAFFCNGLQKQSIIQISSGNLKSGYRIMFDPEKVDRGFVLGTESQFGLVVLTDGNLLHTEKALAKLVIGCMKSRNMHILSSFFITSHKDGLELISPQDVVNAFIQMGWLHAAHDIIDDLESAGIPVGITGYISLLRAYEKENKSEEFNGLLQQIQKIASTMDDIHTNSPFTIKNIAKVVKYEIPLSSSSLFAALADEIKHYNSGEHLTLEFNNSVLFFCKAKMMEDALCTYKRMREQNIRPTSHTFCHILCGYSSMDMHREITVLWGEIKRRLEYGELDLDRDLLDCLVLNFLKGGYFSRVMEIISYMSEHNIYCDKWKYRHAFLKLHKNLYRNLNSLHDKTEAQSKRIEDVRAFRSWASIK; translated from the exons ATGAGGAGGTTGTTTCTGGCGTGCTGCCGCTACCTGCGCCTCGTGTCTGTTCCTCATGCTACTGGAGCTACCTCGCCT GCCAACAATGTTTATGGACCATGGAGGAGGTATATTTCCACAAGCACTGGCACCAGTAAGGTTCTACCATGGGAGGCGCCTTCCCGTGATACTCTGTTGAGGAAGATAGACTGTGCTATGAAGGATGGAAATGTTGAAGAGGCGCTGCAATCTTTGAGCAATTACAAGAAGCTTCACGGTCTTCCTGAGCCTCGGGTACTGAATAGTATGATTGTGTCGCTGACCTACATGTCTAGTCGGAGGTGGCTTCAGAGGGCATTTGACATGGTTCTCTCAGTTTATCAAATTAACAGAAATCTTCTCAATTGTGGCTCACTAATGAGGCTAGCATTGGCGCTTGCGAGAGATCAGATGCCTGTCCCAGCCTGCATGGTCCTGAGGATCATACTGGAGAGTAGAAAGCTTCCTGATGTTGATATGCTGAGCATGGTATTTCTGCATATGTTGAAGTCACAGGTAGGATCCTACCTTTCCACTGATGTTCTGATTGAGACTTGCGAGAGTTTCTTGGACCAAGTTACAGATAGGCGGGAGATGAAAAAACTAGATCCAATAAAAAACAATGTCACCTTGTTCAATATGGTTTTGGAGTCATGCGTGAACTTTAAATGCATTATCAAGGCCCAGAAAATAATGGAACTGATGTCATTGATCGGAGTTGTGGCCGATGTAAATACAGTGGTGATGGCTAGCCGTGTCTTTGAGATGGTTGGGCAACGAGATGAGTTGATACACATGAAAAGAAGCATCGACTCTTTAACATCTTTGACATTTCGTCAGTACTACCAGCATTTTTATGACAGTCTATTGAGCCTGCATTTCAAATATAATGACATGGATGCTGCTGCAAAGTTTTTAATCGATCTGCATCAGCAACGGAAACCTAGTGCTTTCTTTTGCAATGGTTTGCAGAAACAAAGTATCATACAAATTAGCTCTGGAAATCTGAAAAGCGGATATAGAATAATGTTTGATCCTGAAAAGGTTGACAGGGGTTTTGTTTTGGGTACAGAAAGCCAATTCGGCCTTGTTGTTCTTACTGATGGAAACCTTCTTCATACTGAAAAGGCTCTTGCTAAACTTGTTATTGGCTGTATGAAATCAAGGAATATGCATATACTGTCTAGCTTTTTTATTACGTCACATAAAGATGGTCTAGAGCTAATTTCTCCTCAAGATGTGGTTAATGCATTCATTCAAATGGGATGGTTGCATGCTGCTCATGATATCATAGATGATTTGGAGTCAGCCGGGATTCCAGTCGGGATTACTGGTTACATTTCTCTTCTGAGAGCATATGAGAAGGAGAATAAGTCAGAAGAATTCAATGGCCTTCTTCAACAGATACAAAAGATAGCATCTACCATGGATGATATTCATACTAATTCACCATTTACCATCAAGAATATTGCCAAAGTAGTGAAATATGAAATACCCCTTagtagttcatctttgtttgctgCTTTGGCTGATGAAATTAAACATTACAACTCTGGAGAGCACTTGACATTAGAGTTCAATAATTCGGTTCTTTTCTTCTGCAAGGCAAAAATGATGGAAGATGCTCTTTGCACATATAAGCGTATGAGAGAGCAAAATATCAGACCCACCTCTCATACTTTTTGCCATATATTGTGTGGTTATTCTTCAATGGACATGCATAGGGAGATCACCGTGCTGTGGGGAGAAATAAAGCGCAGACTTGAATATGGAGAGCTAGATTTGGATAGggacttgcttgattgcttggttttgaattttcttaaAGGTGGATATTTTTCAAGGGTGATGGAGATCATTAGTTACATGTCAGAACATAACATTTACTGTGACAAGTGGAAATACAGGCATGCCTTCCTGAAACTACACAAGAACCTGTATAGGAATTTGAATTCATTGCATGACAAAACAGAAGCTCAAAGTAAAAGGATTGAAGATGTCCGAGCTTTCAGGTCGTGGGCAAGCATTAAGTAG